The following is a genomic window from Crossiella equi.
AGCCGGGTGAGCGCGGCGACCGCCTCGGCCCCGCCGGCCATCCCGAGGGCGAGCACGGCGGCGTTGCCGACCTTCTTGCTGAGGACGACCCCGCCCCCGGGCCGCCAGTCCCGCTCGGCGACACCGGCCAGCACGGGCACGACCCACTCCTCGGCCACCGCCCCCACCGCCCAGGCGGCGGCCCGCACGACATCGGCGTTCCGGTCGCAGACCACCACCGGCAGCACCCCACCCCAGCCGGGGTCCAGGTCCCGCGGCGGCGCATCGGCGACCCGTTCCAGCAGCACCCGCACCACCCGCAGCGCGACCGGATCCCCGAGCAGAGCGGCGGTGGCCTTGGCCCAGGCCTTCCCGGGCCTGCTGCCGGTGGCCCCGGCCAGCTGCCGCAACACGGCGTTGACCACGTCGGCGGGCTCCCGCCGCAGCAGGGGCACAACGGCCCGCGCCCACCCGTCCCCGGGCGCGATCACCGCCAGGTCGTGCGCCGGATCCTCCGCCAACGCCAGCACGGGCATGAGCCGAGCCCGGATGGACGAGCGCTCCGGGCCGTAGGGCGCCTCCGGAGCGTCAAGCGCGGTGAGCAGGACCCGGGCCCCGGCCACCGACCGCGCACGGGTGACCAATGCCTCGGCAAGCCGCAACGGCACGTAGGACTCCCACCCACTCCCACGCGCGGCGGCCTTGGCGGCGAGCAGGGCATCCTGCTCGGACACGGTGAACGGCAGCCGCGCCAAGGCGGGCAACTGTTCCCGGAACCGCCACCAGTCCTGCCGCAACGCCCCACGGGCACTGAGGTGCACGGCGAGCACCAACGCGGCCCCCACCCGCCCGGGCTCCTCGGCGGCCAGCCGCTGCCGCCAGTCGTCGTACCGCCCGTCGTGCAGCTCCCCGAGCAGCTCACCGGCCAGTTCCCGCTGCCGCCGCAACCCCACCTCAGCCCCCAACCAGCGGAACCAACCGAACGAACGTGACCCGTTCGCCCGCCCCCAGCTCCAGCTCAAGATCCAGCTCCTCCACCTGCCGACCCCCGACGAACACGAAGAACCCGTTCCGCCGAAACGCCCCCAACGCCTCCTCGGCGGCCACCTCCCACCGGACCCCCGCCCCCAGACCACCGCGCCGAACCACTTCCTCCCGCACCCGGAACCGGATCAGCTCCCGCACGGTGACCGGCCTGGGCACCCCGGCCAGCAAGACCCGGGCGGTCTCCTGCCCGGTCGCCGTCTCCTCGACCACAACCACGTCCATCCCCATGCCGGCGACTATGGCACCGCCCCCTGACAATCGGCCGCCCAGCGCCGGTCAGACGGGAACCGGCCGCCGACCGGCGGCAGGCGATGCCGGATGCGGCGCGACCCGTCCTGGAAGAGCGGCCAGACCTGGCCGCGGGTCGTGCTGACCGGCGACAACCAGCTCACCGCCGGGATGGCCGGAATGCGCCCGCCCCAGGCAGTTCCGGCTGACGCGGGAGTTGTGCCCCGTCCTCGGTGCTGACCCGTGCGGGTCGCCGTGAGGTGGCGTCCCGGCCACCGCGATGGGCTCCACGAGTTCGGTGATCTGGTTGCGGTCGTTGACTTTCGCCAGTGGGCAGTAACGTGAGCGCCCGATCCGCCCCGGGCCTCACCAGCGCCAGTGGTACCTCAGCTCGGCGTTCCACGGCGGCCGGCCCGGCGCCCAGCCCCGCGAGTAGGTGTGGTGGATGCGGAAGGCCATGCCGATGTCCTGTGCGAGGTACTGGTCGCGTTCCAGCGCCAGCGAGAACGGCGTGCCCTTGTCGTCGAACCAGCGCTCGTGCTGGCGGATGCAGGTCCGCGCGCCCAGGTAGGAGTTCGTGCAGGGGGCCGGGGGGTACCAGATCTGCTCGTGCCGGAAGTTCACCTTCGCGCCGTTCGCGCCGACCGTGATCACGCCGGTGGCCACCAGGCAGTACGGCTGCGCCGGGATGGTCCAGCGCGCGTAGTGCTGGCGGCCGCCGTTGGACGGCAGGGGCTGGCGGTTGGCGCAGTCGGCGTCGCCGATCTCCTCGGCGGTGACCCGCTGGGTGTTGAACGTGCCGTGCTGGTGGTCTGCGTAGCCGTTGAGCAGCAGCCAGTCGCCGTCGCGGATGAAGTGCTCCCCGCCGCTGGGCGGCCAGGACCTCGGGTCGCCCCAGGCCACCTCGGACTCCGTGGCGGACAACGGCTTCCACGCCCACTGGCCCGCCACCCGGCCATCGGCGAAGTACTGCCCGGCCGAGCGCTGGAACAGCTGCGAGTAGTCCCCGTAGTCCGCCGCGGCCGGGGTGGCGGCGAGCGGCGCACCCGCCAGGGCGTCGGGCGGGGCCGAGGTGAGCAGCAGGGCCGCGGCGAACGCGGCGAGGGCGGAACGTCTCATGGGGGCATCCAACACCCGGCGAGTCTCGGCGAGTCAAATCGGTTGTCCACAGGCACCCGCCGGGCCACACTCCGCCGCATGAGCCCGCACGTGCGCATCGTCCACCTGACCCTCCCGGTCTTCACCGCCCTGGCCGACGGCGACCTCGCCGCCGCCAACGCGGTCAGCCCCGTCCCCCTCACCCCCTACCTGGTCACCCGCGCCGCCCAGGGCACCTGGCTCCGGCGTGCCAAGCAGACCCAGGAGGACCCCGAGGAGGCGGGCTGGGTCACCGGCGTCATCTGGGACACCGACCACGGCCGCGCGGTGGGCATGTCCGGCTACCACGGCCGCCCGGACGAGGACGGCATGGTCGAGATCGGCTACTCCGTCGACCCCGGGCACCGCCGCCGGGGCTACGCGCGCGCCGCCCTCGCCGCCCTCATCGACCGCGCCCGGCAGGACCCGGCGGTGCGCACGGTCCGCCTGAGCATCAGCCCGGACAACACACCGTCCCTGGGCCTGGCCGCGCAGTTCGGGTTCGTCCAGACCGGCGAGCTGTGGGATGAGGAGGACGGCTGGGAGAACGTCTACGAGATCTCTGTGACGAGCCCGTGACACGGCGCGCACGAAACGCGGACACCCCCTTCCTAGCTTTCCAGCCATGTTCCCCACAGCCACGCGCCTGGCCGGTCTCGGGGTGGTCGCCGCCGTCGCGGTGATCCTCCCGGTCCCCACCGCCCAGGCCGCACCCGCACCGGACTGGCAGCCGTGCAGCAAGGTGGCCAACGGCTGGCCCGACAAGGACGACACCACCACCGAGTGCGCGGAGCTCCGCGTCCCCCTGGACTACGGCGAACCCGACGGCCGCCAGACCACGATCGCGATCAGCCGCCGCAAGGCGAGCGACCCCGCCAAGCGCCGGGGCGCGATCTTCCTCAGCCCCGGCGGGCCGGGACTGCCCAACATCACCGCACCGCGCGACAACACCGACCGGCGCTTCGGTGTCCTGAACACCGAGTACGACTTCCTCGGCATGGACCCGCGCGGTACCGGCCACAGCGAGAAGCACCCCTGCGCCGCGGGCGAGTTCCCGCCCCCACCGCCGAACGCCACGCGCAAGGAGCGGGAGAAGGTGGCCTTCGACCACCAGGCGCAGGTGAACAAGCGCTGCTTCGCCACCGATCCCGAGTTCTACCGCCAGCTCACCCCGTCCAACGTCGCCCGCGACCTCGACCGCGTACGTGAGGCCGTCGGGGAGCGCAAGCTCGGCTTCTACGGCGTCTCCTTCGGCACCACGATCGGCCAGCGCTACCGCGCGCTCTTCGACAGCCGGGTGGACCGGATGTGGCTGGACTCCGGCATGCCGCCCACGCTGGACCACGCGTACCTGGACGAGTCGATGGACGTGCAGGCGCAGAACAGCTTCCGCGGGTTCACGGCCTGGCTGGCCGACCGCGACCGCGAGTACCACTTCGGCCGCACCCCCGAGGCGGTGCGCACGGCCCTGTTCGCCCTGCGCGAGGAGCTGACCCGCAACCCGCGCGTGGTGGGCGAGGTCCGGCTGGACGGCGACTGGGTCCGGGACCGGTTCGCCCCGGCTCCCTCCGGCTTCCCCGCCAACGCCGGTGACCTGGCCACCGCACGCGACGGCGGGACCCCGGCGATGGCGGCCGAGGTGCCGGCCCCGGGGAACCGGCCGGTGTTCGGCCTCGGTGACCCGCGCGGCGGCATGGAGGCCAGGCAGTACGACGCGATGCTGTGCAACGAGGGCATCGGCGGCAGCGACTTCGACACGGTCTGGGCCACGGTCGCCCAGCGCGAGCAGCGCTACCCCGGCGTGGGCGGCGGCTACCTGACCTACTACTGCGCGGGCTGGCCGGTCCCGCAGCGGTCCTGGCAGCCGGTCAGGGGCGAGAGCCCGTTGCAGAGCTCGGGGCACCGCGACGAGTCCACCACGCCCCATCCGTGGACGGTGGCCACCCGGGACGCGGTCGGCGGTGGCCTGCTGACCGTGCTGGACGGCGCGCACGGCTCCCTGTCCCGGCTGCCCTGCGTGGCCAAGGTCGTCGACTTCTTCCACACCGGCCGCACCGTCAACACCACCTGCCCGGGTGTCCAGTGAACAGGAGAACCACCGTGCGCCTCCTCCCCGCCCTCGGCGCGGCCCTGCTGGGCACGCTCCTGCTCGCACCCGCCGCGCAGGCCGCGCCCGCCGACTTCAGCGGCACCGCCGACGTCAACGGCTGTTCCGGCTCCGTGGTGCGGATGCCCGGCTCGCGCGACGGCGACAAGGCGTTGGTGCTGACCAACGGCCACTGCTACGAGCACAACCGCCCGTACCCGGACGAGGTGCTGGTGGACCAGCCCTCGCACCGACTGTTCGAGCTGCTGGACGCCTCCGGGAACTCCATCGCCGGGGAGCACGCGGCCAAGGCGCTGTACGTGACCATGACCGGCACCGACATCGCCCTGTACCAGCTGGGTTCGACCTACGCGGACCTGGTGCGCAAGGGTGTGCGCCCGCTGACCGTCTCGGCCGAGCGGCCCGCGGCGGGCAAGGAGATCCGGGTGGTGTCGGGCAGCCGCAAGCAGATCTTCTCCTGCGAGGTGGACGCGCTGGCCTACCGCGTGCTGGAGACCGGCTACGCCACCAAGGACGTGCTGCGCTACGGACCGGAGTGCGACACCGGCCCGGGCACCTCCGGGTCGCCGGTGCTGGACGCGGCCAGCGGGCAGGTGGTCGCCATCAACAACACCAGCAACCGCGAGGGCGGGCAGTGCACGCTGGACAACCCGTGCGAGATGGACCGGAACGGGCACATCACCGTCCACAAGGGACGCGGCTACGGCACGCAGACCTACTGGCTGGCAACGTGTTTCGGGCCGGGCACGCGGCTGGACCTGGACCGGAAGGGCTGCCTGCTGCCCCGGCCGGACCGCCGCTGATCACACCACCACGGCCAGCTCGTCCTCCAGGGACGTCGCCTTCCTGAGCAGGCCGCGCAGCACGACGAGGACCAGCGCCAGCGCGAACCCGCCGAAAGCCAAGGCCGTGATGCCGAAGAGGTTGGCGACGGGTCCGGGCTGGATGCTGGTCAACATGTGCACCAGGAACCCGCCGGAGAGCGCGGTGGCGGCGGTGGTGGCGCCGATGACCAGGTCCACCCAGCGGAAGGCGCGCGCGGTGAACATCGCGTCCTCGTGCACCAGGCCCAGCAGGAACCACACCGCCACCAGTGCCACCTGCACGCAGGCCACGCCCGCGACTCCGACCACGGTGTAGGGCAGCAGGCGGTCGGCGAACTCCGGGTAGAGGTCGAGCTCCTCGCGCACCGCGCCGGGTACGACCACGAACTGGCCGAACACGGACACGAGCAGGGCGAAGGCGACAAAAGCACGCAGGATGAGCACGGCGGTGCGGTTCATGCATCGAATATCGATCGAAAAAGATCGTTTGTCAACTGCCGTGGGTGAACACCGGTTTGCCCGACGGCGGGTCCAGCAGCACCTCGACCGCGTCCGCGTAGTCGAACGGACCGGCCAGGGCCGGTGCCGGGTCCAAGGCGCCGTCGCCGATGAGCTGCAACACGTCGGGCACGTGCGGGCTGGCGTGCGGCGGGCCGATGACGATGCTGATGCCCGTGCCGTACAGGGCGAAGTACGGCAGACGCGGCTCGCCGAAGTAGACCGACCGGATGACGCAGGTGCCGCCGGGGCGGGTGGACAGCAGGGCGCAGCGCAGGCCCTCGGTGGCGGCTGAGGCGTCCACGACCAGGTCGAAGCGGCCGTCGAGCCGGTCGGGGTAGGCCTCGGCGGTGACGACGCCCGCCCCCGCGGTGGCGGCCGCGGCGCACCGCTGTTCGTCGACGTCGAGGTAGGTCACCGCGGCCGAGCCCAGGGCGACGGCGCTGAGCGCGGTGAGCAGCCCGAGGCTGGCGGTGCCGCCGACCACGAGCACCTCGGCGCCGGGCCGGTCGGTGAGGGTCGGCCGGACCGCCTGGAAGGCGTCGGTGAGGTTGTCCGAGGCGGAGGCGGCCAGGAACGGGTCGACGCCCGACGGCAGCGGCGTGAGGTTGTGCCGGGCCCAGGGCACGCGCACCAGGTCGTCGAACAGCCCGCCCCAGTGGCCTCCGGCGGTGGTGCCGTAGGAGGCGAGGCGGGGCACCGACACGCACGCGCCCGGGAGGGCCCGGCGGCAGTTCTCGCACGTGCCGCAGCTGATGTGCCACGGGATGACCACGCGCTGGCCGATCCGCAACGGCGAGTCGTCCTCGGCGAGGTCGACGATCTCGCCGACCGCCTCGTGGCCGAGTGCGAACGGGGGCTCGAAGGGGGACGGCGAGGTCACCAGCCTGCGGTCCAGGTCGCAGGCGGCGGAGGCGATCGGCCGCACCAGGGCGTCCAGGGGGGCGGACAGGCGCGGCGCTGGCCGGTCCCGCCAGGCGAGGTCACGGGGACCGAGGAGGGTGAGGCTCTGCACGGGCTCTCCCGACAACGAGTAGAGGATGCTCTCTAGAGGGCGAACTCTAGAGACGGGGTTCGGTATGTTCAACCCATGCCGCGCCTCGTCCACGACACCTCGGCGATCCTCGACGCGGCCGTGCGGCTGCTCGCGGCCGGGAGCGTGGACGCCATCACCGTCGCCGGGGTGATCCGGGAGGCCGGGGTCTCCAGCGGCTCCGTCTACCACCGGTTCCCCAACCGCGCGGCACTGCTGGCCGCCGTCTGGAACCGGGCCGTGCTGGGGTTCCACGACGAGCTGTACGGGCTCTTCGCCGGGGAGCCGGTGGCCGCGGCGGCCGCCCTCGGGCGCCGGACCGTGTCCTGGTGCCGCGCCAACCCGGCCGACGCCCGGGTGCTGCTGGCCGGGCTCGGCGCGTTCGAGCCCGCCGCCTGGCCCGAGGCGGACCGGCGGGCGCGCGAGGCCGACCAGGCGCGCTGGGACCAGCACGTCCGCCGCCTGGTCACCGATCTCAAGGCGGCGACCGGGCGCGGCACGGCGGAGGTGCTGCTCGTCGTCGTCGACCTGCCCTACGCCGCCGTGCGCCGGTACCTCAGCGTCGGCCGGGACATCCCGGCCAGCCTCGCCGAGGTCGTCGAGCGCCTCGTCCGGACGACGCTCACCTCGGCCGAAGCGCCCTGAGCTAGCCTTCCAGGGCCGTGATCAGCAGATCCAGGCCGAAGTCGAACTCGGTGAGGTGGTCGCAGGTGGCGAGGTGCGTCGCGGCCTCCGCGACGTACTCCTGCCCGCTGTCCCGCAGCACGCCGAAACGCTCCGAGACCCCGCCCAGGTTCGCGCCGCTGAACGACGGCCCGGCCTCGGCCTCGCGTAGCAGGCTGCCCACCAGGTAGGCCAGCACCGCGCGCATCCCGTGCACCGCGCGTTCCGGGGTGAACCCCGCGGCGCGCAGCACGCCCAGGGCGGCGTTGGTGGGGGCGAGCGCGGCGGTGGAGGCGAGCTGGCGGGTGAGCACGAGCGTGGCGCAGTTGGGGTGGCGCAGCGCGGCGGTGCGGAAGGCGTGCGCGATGGCGCGGACGTCGGCGCGCAGCTCGCCGGTCGGCGTCGGCAGCTCCAGGGCGGCCAGGATGTGCTCGGCGATGGCGTTGAGCAGCGCGTCCCGGTTGTCCACGTGGTGGTAGAGGCTCATCGGGTCCACGCCGAGGCGCCGGGCCAGGCCGCGCATGGCCACCGCGTCCAGGCCCTCCTCCTCGGCCATGGCGATGGCGGCCAGCACGATCGCCTCGCGGGTGAGCGTGGACGTCCCGCGCCGGGGTCGTCCGCGACGTGCGACCGGTGGCATGGCGTGGCCTCCTTCGGGCATCGGATGGACAAAACCTACACCGTAGGTCTACGGTCAGGATATCTACACCGTAGGTTTATTGGAGGAGACCATGCCGTCGTACACGCTGCCGCCGGAGCACGTCCTGCAGGCCAGGGAGAAGCTGGTGCTGGACCACTTCCACGACGAGGTGGCGCACGAGTGGGACGACGTGCTGGCCACGTTCCCGCACCCGCGCTACGAGCTGATCGCCTCCATGACGGTGCACGACGGGGACGCGGCGGTGCGGGGCTACTACCACGAGACGCGGGTCTCCTTCCCGGACCAGGACCACGAGATCATCCAGCTGCGCCACAGCGAGGACGCGGTGATCGTGGAGTTCTGGCTCAAGGGCACGCACCTGGGCCCGCTGGGCAAGATCC
Proteins encoded in this region:
- a CDS encoding ester cyclase gives rise to the protein MPSYTLPPEHVLQAREKLVLDHFHDEVAHEWDDVLATFPHPRYELIASMTVHDGDAAVRGYYHETRVSFPDQDHEIIQLRHSEDAVIVEFWLKGTHLGPLGKIPPTGSRHRTRMTAYFVFDENENLVTERIYFDQLSVVKQLIAGLDLKSPRGLWMLLRVLVGVLRTASAAKPDASLR
- a CDS encoding zinc-dependent alcohol dehydrogenase, whose amino-acid sequence is MSGEPVQSLTLLGPRDLAWRDRPAPRLSAPLDALVRPIASAACDLDRRLVTSPSPFEPPFALGHEAVGEIVDLAEDDSPLRIGQRVVIPWHISCGTCENCRRALPGACVSVPRLASYGTTAGGHWGGLFDDLVRVPWARHNLTPLPSGVDPFLAASASDNLTDAFQAVRPTLTDRPGAEVLVVGGTASLGLLTALSAVALGSAAVTYLDVDEQRCAAAATAGAGVVTAEAYPDRLDGRFDLVVDASAATEGLRCALLSTRPGGTCVIRSVYFGEPRLPYFALYGTGISIVIGPPHASPHVPDVLQLIGDGALDPAPALAGPFDYADAVEVLLDPPSGKPVFTHGS
- a CDS encoding S1 family peptidase; its protein translation is MRLLPALGAALLGTLLLAPAAQAAPADFSGTADVNGCSGSVVRMPGSRDGDKALVLTNGHCYEHNRPYPDEVLVDQPSHRLFELLDASGNSIAGEHAAKALYVTMTGTDIALYQLGSTYADLVRKGVRPLTVSAERPAAGKEIRVVSGSRKQIFSCEVDALAYRVLETGYATKDVLRYGPECDTGPGTSGSPVLDAASGQVVAINNTSNREGGQCTLDNPCEMDRNGHITVHKGRGYGTQTYWLATCFGPGTRLDLDRKGCLLPRPDRR
- a CDS encoding GNAT family N-acetyltransferase; this translates as MSPHVRIVHLTLPVFTALADGDLAAANAVSPVPLTPYLVTRAAQGTWLRRAKQTQEDPEEAGWVTGVIWDTDHGRAVGMSGYHGRPDEDGMVEIGYSVDPGHRRRGYARAALAALIDRARQDPAVRTVRLSISPDNTPSLGLAAQFGFVQTGELWDEEDGWENVYEISVTSP
- a CDS encoding DUF2975 domain-containing protein, which codes for MNRTAVLILRAFVAFALLVSVFGQFVVVPGAVREELDLYPEFADRLLPYTVVGVAGVACVQVALVAVWFLLGLVHEDAMFTARAFRWVDLVIGATTAATALSGGFLVHMLTSIQPGPVANLFGITALAFGGFALALVLVVLRGLLRKATSLEDELAVVV
- a CDS encoding TetR/AcrR family transcriptional regulator — its product is MPRLVHDTSAILDAAVRLLAAGSVDAITVAGVIREAGVSSGSVYHRFPNRAALLAAVWNRAVLGFHDELYGLFAGEPVAAAAALGRRTVSWCRANPADARVLLAGLGAFEPAAWPEADRRAREADQARWDQHVRRLVTDLKAATGRGTAEVLLVVVDLPYAAVRRYLSVGRDIPASLAEVVERLVRTTLTSAEAP
- a CDS encoding TetR/AcrR family transcriptional regulator C-terminal domain-containing protein gives rise to the protein MPPVARRGRPRRGTSTLTREAIVLAAIAMAEEEGLDAVAMRGLARRLGVDPMSLYHHVDNRDALLNAIAEHILAALELPTPTGELRADVRAIAHAFRTAALRHPNCATLVLTRQLASTAALAPTNAALGVLRAAGFTPERAVHGMRAVLAYLVGSLLREAEAGPSFSGANLGGVSERFGVLRDSGQEYVAEAATHLATCDHLTEFDFGLDLLITALEG
- a CDS encoding alpha/beta fold hydrolase, with protein sequence MFPTATRLAGLGVVAAVAVILPVPTAQAAPAPDWQPCSKVANGWPDKDDTTTECAELRVPLDYGEPDGRQTTIAISRRKASDPAKRRGAIFLSPGGPGLPNITAPRDNTDRRFGVLNTEYDFLGMDPRGTGHSEKHPCAAGEFPPPPPNATRKEREKVAFDHQAQVNKRCFATDPEFYRQLTPSNVARDLDRVREAVGERKLGFYGVSFGTTIGQRYRALFDSRVDRMWLDSGMPPTLDHAYLDESMDVQAQNSFRGFTAWLADRDREYHFGRTPEAVRTALFALREELTRNPRVVGEVRLDGDWVRDRFAPAPSGFPANAGDLATARDGGTPAMAAEVPAPGNRPVFGLGDPRGGMEARQYDAMLCNEGIGGSDFDTVWATVAQREQRYPGVGGGYLTYYCAGWPVPQRSWQPVRGESPLQSSGHRDESTTPHPWTVATRDAVGGGLLTVLDGAHGSLSRLPCVAKVVDFFHTGRTVNTTCPGVQ